The Acidobacteriota bacterium genome segment CCTGATCAGGACCGAGCATTTCCTGCCGGCCATCCAGGAAGGCATCCGCCGCGAGCAGGCCGAGGTCGACGCCATCACGGCCGACAAGGCCCAGCCGACCTTCGAGAACACCATCGCCGCCCTCGACCACGCCGGGATCTTCCTCACCGAGGTTGACAGCGTCTTCAGCTCGCTCCAGAGCGCGCTGACGACCAAGGAGCTCCAGGCCGTCGACCGCCAGACGGCGCCCCTGCTGGCCGCCCACGCCGACAACATCTCCCTTGACGGGAAGCTCTTCGCCCGGGTCAGGGCCGTTTACGATCAGCGCCAGGCCCTCGGCCTCAACCGCGAGGAGCTCTTCCTCCTCGAGAACACCTACAAGAATTTCGTCCGCGGCGGCGCCCTCCTCGACGCCGCGCAGAAGGCCCGCTTCCGCGAGCTCAACCAGCAGCTCGCGCTGCTGACCGTCAGCTTCGGCGAGAACGTCCTGGCCGAGACGAACGCCTTCCGCCTGATCATCGACAACAGGGCCGACTTGGCCGGCCTGCCGGCCTCGGTCGTGGCCATGGCCGCGGCCGCCGCGAAGCAGGCCGGGCTCCCCGGCGGCCAGTGGCTCTTCACCATCCACGTCCCGAGCATGACTCCGTTCCTGACCTATTCCGAGCGCCGGCCCCTGCGCGAGAGGATCCACCGGGCCTACTTCATGAAGGGCGACAACGACAACGAGTTCGACAACAAGGAGAACGTGCGCAAGATCGCCGCCCTGCGCCTCGAGCGGGCCAAGCTCCTCGGTTACCCGAGCCACGCCGCTTACGTTCTTGAGCGCAACATGGCCAAGACGCCGGAGAAGGTCAACGAGTTCCTGGCCAAGCTCTGGACGCCCACCCTGGCCAAGGCCAGGGAAGAGGCGGCCGCGCTCCAGGCCCTGATGGACCGCGACCCGAAGGCCGGCCGGGGCGCGCTCGCCTCCTGGGACTGGTGGCTGTACACGGAGCGGCTGCGCCAGCAGAAGTACGCCCTCGACGACGAGGCCCTGCGGCCCTACTTCAAGCTCGACAACGTCCGCGACGGCATCTTCGCCCTCTGCGGCAAGCTCTACGGCCTGAAGTTCATCCCCCGGCCCGAGCTGCCCCGCTACCACCCGGACGTCCAGGTCTTCGAGGTCCAGGAGGCCGACGGCAGCCACACCGGCATCCTCTATATGGACTTCCACCCGCGGCCGGGCAAGCGCAGCGGGGCCTGGTCGGGGGCGTTCCGGCGCTCCTACTACGAGCGCGGCGTGCGCGTCCCGCCCATCTCGACCATCACCTGCAACTTCACCGCTCCTGCTGCCGACGCCCCGGCCCTGCTTTCTACCGACGAGGTCGCGACCTTCTTTCACGAGTTCGGGCATTCGCTGGCCACACTCTTCTCGCAGTCCCGCTTCCGGACGAGGACGGTGGCCCGCGACTCGGTCGAGCTGCCGTCGCAGATCATGGAGCACTGGTGCTTCGAGCCCGGGCTGCTGGCCCTCTACGCCAGGCACTACAAGACCGGCGAGGTCATCCCCGCGGCGCTCGTCGGGAAGCTCGAGAAGAGCAAGCTCTTCAACCAGGGCTTCCTGACCGCCGAGTACCTGGCCGCCTCGATCCTCGACATGGCCTGGCACACGGCCGCCGATCCCGGCGCCGCCGACGTTCGGGCCTTCGAAAAGGAGGCCATGGACGGGATCGGGCTCATCCCGGCCATCGTGCCCCGCTACCGCTCGACCTACTTCAGCCACATCTTCAGCGGCGGGTACTCGGCCGGCTACTACGCCTACATCTGGTCGGAGGTCCTTGACTGCGACGCCTTCGAAGCCTTCCGGGAGAAGGGTGTCTTCGACAGGGCCACGGCGGACTCGTTCCGCAAGAACATCCTCGAGCCCTTCGGCACCGAGGACCCGATGACCCAGTACGTGAGGTTCCGCGGCGCCGAGCCCAAGATCGACGGGCTGCTCAGGAACCGCGGCCTGACGGTGAGCAAATAAGCCGGGATCGAAAGAAGATCCGACGGGAAGCTTTGACGGGAGGGTCAGACCTGCTTTTCGTCCAATAACGGGCAAAAAGCAGGTCTGACGCTGTCTTGTTTTCTTATTTAAGGATATAAACGAGACCGGCGGAGATGGCGAAGGTCGTGTGGCCGCCCTTTTTCAGGTCGAAGGTCAGGCCGGGCTGGACGACGAGCAGGGCTTTCGGCGCGAGGCCGTAGACGACCGGAACGCCCGCCGCGAACGAGGCCATCGAATCTTCGCCGCTGACCGCGTAGCCGCTGGGATCCGAGAGCTTCAGCCTGGTGCTGGAGTAGGCGATCCCGGCGTAAGGCTGCAGGTAGGCCGCCCCCGAAAGACGGACGTCGCGATAGACCGTTCCCCCGATCATCAGCGTATTGGCCCACATCTTGAAGTCGATCAGGTCGAGGTCAGGCGACGAGAAGTTGTCCCGGGCGTAGCCGACCGTGACCGACACCGAGACGGGCGATTTGGACGAGTTCTGCTTGATGACATGGGCCGTGAGCTGCGGGGTGAGCGAGGCGGCCGCAAGGGAGGTGAATTCGCCGGCGTCGGAGTAGGTCACGTGCCCGGCCGAGAACGAGAGGTCGAATACCCCCGCGAGCCCGATGCTCAATCCCCCCGATAAGCCGTGGGCGGCGCTGTCCGTGGCGTAGGCGCCGGTCAGGCCCAGGCCGTACTGCCCAGCCTTCAGGAAGCTGCTCTGGGGGAACGCGGCCAGGGCGCTCAGGAAGAACAGGCCGATAAAGGCGACGGACGCTTTCTTCCCCATCATCATTTTCATTGCTGCGCCTCCTTGACCGCCATTATAACGGTTCCCGAGGGCGGATAGAATAGAAACGGGGATGTTTCAATTTTCGGAATGTCCCCGCCCTCGGCCGCCGGCTCGATGTCCGCCCGAAACGAGGCCCGACGGAACGCAAGCGGGCGAAGCTCAAAAGGCTAGTCGAGGCCGGCGGCGGTGCGCAGGCCGGCCGCCTTGTCCGTCTTCTCCCAGGTGAAGTCCGGATCGTTGCGGCCGAAATGCCCGTACGCCGCCGTCTTCTTGTAGATCGGCCTCTTGAGCTTCAGGTGGTCGATGATGTCGGCCGGCCGGAGCGGGAAGAGCTTCCTGATCAGCCCGGCGATCTTCTCGTCCGGGATCTTGCCCGTCCCGAACGTATCGACGAACACGGCCATCGGATCGGGCACGCCGATCGCGTACGACAGCTGAACCTCGCACCGGTCGGCCAGCCCGGCGGCGACCACGTTCTTGGCGATGTAGCGGCAGGCATAGGCGGCGCTCCGGTCGACCTTGCTCGGGTCCTTCCCGGAGAAGCAGCCGCCGCCGTGCCGGCCCATGCCGCCGTAGGTGTCGACGATGATCTTGCGGCCGGTGACGCCCGTGTCGCCCTCGGGCCCGCCGATGACGAACCGGCCGGTCGCGTTTATAAAGACCTTGGTCTTCTTGTCGAGGTACTTGCCGCACACCGGCCGGATGACCTTCTCCAGGATCAGCTTTCTCAGCTCGCGCTCCGAGAGGTCGGCGATGTGCTGTTGGGCGATGACCACGGCCTCGAGCCGCGCCGGCTTGCCGCCGCGGTATTCGACCGTGACCTGGCTCTTGCCGTCCGGCCCCAGGGCGTGGCCGGCGTTGTGCCGCCGGACCTCGGCCAGCCTGGCCGTCAGCCGATGGGCGAGCATGATCGGCAGGGGCATCAGCTCCGGCGTCTCGTTGCAGGCGAACCCGAACATCATGCCCTGGTCGCCCGCGCCCTGCCGCCGCTTCTCGGCCTTGCCGACCCCGCGGGCTATGTCCTTGCTCTGGGCGTGGATGGCGACCCAGACGCCGGCGTCCTCGCAGTCGATGCCGTAGCGCGGGTCCGTATAGCCGATCTCCCGGAGCGTCCGCCGGACGATCTTCTGGACGTCGGCGTAGCCGTCCGTCGTGACCTCGCCGGCGACGTGGACCGTGCCGGTCGTCGTCAGGGCCTCGATGGCCGTATGGGTTTCCGGATCCTGGCTGAGCAGGTCGTCCAGGATGGCGTCGCTGATCTGGTCGCAGATCTTGTCAGGGTGGCCTTCGGTGACGCTTTCGCTCGTGAAATAATATTTTTCGCTCATCTCGCACCTCCGCGCGGCCGAAATCAAGGAGGCCATTATGGGCCATCGCGCGATTTTGTCAATGCCGCGCGTCACATTTTCACGTCTCCGGGTCAGTTGACTCGGGCGGGGATTCGGCCTATCGTTGAATCATCTGGGGGAGCACGAAGTTGGACTGCCCGCGGTGCGGGGCCCCGAACCCCGGCAACTCCCGCTTTTGCGCGGCCTGCGCCTTTCCGCTCGCCGCAACCGGCGCGCCTGACGCGTCCGCCGCGCCAGCCGACGCTTCCACCGCCCCGCCCTCCGTCACCACGACTGTCGACCCCTTCGCCCGCGCCCCGGCCGCGGCTGCCGTCGTCGCCGGCAAGTACCGCATCCTCGGCGAGATCGGCCGCGGCGGCATGGGCGTCGTCTACGAGGCCGAGGACCTGCGCCTGAAGCGGCCGGTCGCCCTCAAGTTCCTGCCGGCCGGGCTGACCGACAACCCCGAGGCCCGCGAACGCTTCGTCCACGAGGCCCGGGCCGCCTCGATCCTCGACAACCCCCACATCTGCACCATCCACGAGATAGGCGAGAGCGAGGACGGCCGCATGTTCATCGCCATGGCCCTTTGCCGCGGCGAGAGCCTGCGGACGATCATCCGCCGCGGCGCGCTCCTCCCGGCCGAGGCCCTGTCGCTCGCCGCGCAGGTGGCCGAAGGCCTGGCCGCCGCCCACGCCGCCGGCATCATACACCGCGACATCAAGCCGGCCAACATCCTGGTCACCTGGGAGGGCACGGCCCGCATCGCTGACTTCGGCCTGGCCAAGATCGCCGGCCAGGCCCGCCTGACCCGCGACGGCCGGGCCGTCGGCACGGTCGCCTACATGTCGCCCGAGCAGCTCCAGGGCGCCGACGTGGACGCCCGCTCCGACGTCTGGTCGCTCGGCATCGTCCTCTACGAGATGCTGACCGGCTCGCTCCCGTTCCGGGGGGAGAACGAGCATTCCCTGGCCTACGCCATCGTCAACGGCGGGGCGCCGGCGTTCGACGCCCTCCCGGCCGGCACGCCGCCCGGCTGCGCCGAGATCCTCGAACGGGCCCTGGCCCGGGACCCGGCCGGCCGCTATGCCTCGGCCGTCGAGATGGCCGGAGCCCTCGAGGCCGTCAACGAGAAGACCGGCTATTCCGGGCACGTCCACGCCGTGGCGGGGGAGAGGCCGTCTGTCTCGGGTGCCAGTCCCCGGCCCCGGGCCCTTCCGCCGCTGGCCCGGCTGTCCATCGCGCTTTCCGCCGTCCTTGTCGTTCTCGTCGGGGCCGTCTTTCTCGGCCTCCCGCGCAAGGTCGCCGTCCTCCTCGGCTTCGTCTCTGCGCGTCCCGAAGCCTCGCGCCGCATCACCGTCTTTGCCCCGGCCGTCCTGGGCGAGGCCGCGTCCGACCGCGTCCTGGCCGCCGGCCTCGCGGAATACCTCCGCGTCAGGCTCGACGCGATCGCCCGCGCCTCCCGCTCCTGGGTCACGCCGGTCGACCATCTCTACACCTACGACGTGCTCGAGGCGTCCGACGCCTTCCGCGTCCTCGGCTCCAACGTCGTCGTCGCCGGGACGCTCAGGCGCGTCGGCGACACCCTGACCCTGACCCTCGACGCGCTCGACCCGGTCCGGGCCAGCCGCCTGGCCTCGGTGCAGAAGACCGACCATATCGCCAACATCGCCACCTGGCGCGACGATCTCGTCCGCGAGACCGCCGCCCTGGTCGGATTGGCGATGCCGGCTTCCGCCTCCCTGCCCGCCGTCACGACCGTGCCCGGGGCCTTCGAGGCCTACCTCCGCGGCCTCGGCCACCTGGCCCTCAGCTACGCCGAGGCCCAGGACCCGGCCTCGCCCGCCTGCGCCGAAGCCCTCGCCTCGGCCATAGCGGCCCTCGAGGAAGCGGTCCGCCTCGACCCCTCCTTCACGGAAGCTTCGATCGACCTGGCCGAAGCCTGCCGGATGAAGGCCGTCCCGGACAAGGACCCGGCCCCGGCCGCCCGGGCCGAGTCCCTCATCCGCGCGGTGCTGGCGACGAACGGCGGCCTGGCCCGCGCCCACCTCGTTCTCGGCGCGATCCTGCGTCGGCTCGGCCGAGACGCCGAGGCCCGCCCGGAGATCGAACGGGCCGTAGCCCTCGATCCCCTCTGCTACGACGCCCAGATCAGGCTGGCCTACGTCTACGAGGACGCGAACGAGCCGGCCAAGGCCGAGGCGGCCTACCGGGCCGCGATCAAGGCCCGGCCCGGCTACTGGGCCGGCCGGTCCTTCCTGGCGATCTTCCACTTCTATCGCGGCGACTACGTCCGGGCCAGGGAAGAGCTCGAGGCCGCCAGCCGCGACTGCCCCGGCAACATCGTCGTCCTCAACGACCTGGGAGCCGTGCACTTCAAGCTGGACGCCTATGACCGGGCCATCGCCGTCTTCGAGCGCTCCAACGCCATCAAGCGCAACCCCGACGCCTGCGGCAACCTGGCCACCCTCTACTACTACAGCGGCCGCTTCGCCGACTCGGTCAACATGAACGAGGCCTCGCTCGGCTTCGGGCCGAGCGTTTTCGCCTACGTCCTCTGGGGCAACCTGGGCGACGCTTACAGCTTCACCACGGGCAACGGCGACAAGGCTGACGCGGCCTACGGAAAAGCCATCGACCTGGCCGAGCAGGCCCTGGCCGCCGATCCCGGCAACGCCCGGGCCCGGGCCACCCTGGCCGTGGACCTGGCCAAGGCCAGGCAGGCGGCGCGCTCCCGCCGGGAGATCGAGGCCGTCCTGAAAGCCCGGCCCGGCGACACGGCCATCATGCAGCGGGCGGTCTTCGCCTTCGATCTCGTCGGGGACCGGCCGCGGGCCCTGGCGATCCTGCGCGAGTACGTCAAGCTCAAGGGCCCGATGGAAGAGATCGGCCGCGATCCGCTCCTGGCCGCCCTGCGCCGGGACCCCGGCTACGTCGCTATCACGTCGAAATGACGGATAGATCAGGCCCGCGAAGGAGGGGAATACGATGGCCAAAATAACAGTGAAACCAGGACCGCGCGAAAAGCCCGGGCCGAGGCCCAGGGCCGACGTCGTGGTCGGGGTCAAGCTCGGCCGGATCGCCTGCGAGCCGAGCTGCCTCTACGTCAACCGGGGGGACAAGATCGTCTGGCGCTTCGATCCGAGCCACGCCTACGCGGTCATCATCAAGGTCTTCGCCGGACCGCTCGATTGGGATTACGCGGTCGTCCGCCGGGGAGCAGGCCGGCTCAGGGCGGCCGTCGCCCGCGACGCCAAGCCCGGGTTCTATCCCTACGCCGTCGTCGCCGAGGTCGAAGGGCGGCTGCTCGTGGCGGACCCGGAGATCATCATCCCGCCGCCGAGGGGCGGCCACTGATCGAGGGCCGGGCCCGGGGGGAGAGAGGGAAGGGCGCCCGGCTCAGAACTCGCGGTCGTCGCGCTTGCAGTAGTAGTTGTAGGGGCTGATGTCCAGGCCGCCGAGATAGACCTCGCCGCGGTCGGCCCTTTTGAAGGCCTCGTGAGTGGGGAAGCCGTAGAGGATGGGGATGACCTCGTCCTTCTCGCGGCAGTACGGGCAGACGACCTCGAGCTTCCGGCCGTGCCCTTTCGGCGCGGGCCTTCGGCCGCGGGCGACGTGCCCATGCCCCTGGCCGTGTTCGTGCTCGTGGCCGCGAGCCGTCTCGCAATGCGTGTTCATCATCTCGCACCTTCCTTCGTACGCGCCCATTCCTTTTCGCCCTCCATGCTAGGGGCGGGCCGGCTAGCCCTCAATCGCCGCCGGGGGTGATAAGAGGGGGTATTTTCCGCCCCGGACAGGGGGGACTGTGATATAATCCCGGCGGGGAAACATGATCGGTGCCATCGCCGGCGACATCATCGGTTCGGCATACGAGTTCGGCCGGACCAAGAGCAAGGAATTCCCCTTGTTCGGGCCGAAGTGCACGTTCACCGACGATTCCGTCCTGACCGCGGCCGTGGCCCAGGCCATCCTGACGGACGGGGACTACGCCCGGGCGCTCCGGGAGTTCGGCCGGCGCCACCCGGGCCGGGGCTACGGCGGCCTCTTCCAGGGCTGGCTCATGTCGCCCGACCCCAAGCCCTACAACAGCTGGGGGAACGGCTCGGCCATGAGGGCCGGCCCGGTCGGGTTCGCCTTCGATACGGTCGAGGACGTCCTGCGCGAGGCCAAGCGCTCCGCGGAGTTCACCCACGATCACCCCGAGGGGATCAAGGGGGCGCAGGCCGCGGCGCTGGCCGTCTTTCTGGCCCGGACTGAGTGGGACAAGGACCTTATCCGGACCGAGATCACGGCTCGCTTCGGCTACGACCTTGACCGCACGGTCGAGGGGATCCGCCCGGGCTATAGGCACTACGAATCGTGCCAGAAGACCGTGCCCGAGGCCGTCATCGCCTTCATCGGCTCGGCGTCATACGAGGACGCCATCCGGAACGCGGTCTCGCTCGGCGGCGACGCCGACACGCTGGCCTGCATCGCGGGCGCCATCGCGGAGGCCTTCTACGGCCCGGTCCCGGCCGAGATCCGGGCCAAGGTCAAGGAGATCCTGTCGCCGGACCTGTGGCAGGTCGCCGAGACGTTCTGTCATAAATATAAGATCGTCTAGCTTCATCTCCTCATATTCCGCACCCTCGTATAGTGCCCTCTTTTCCTTTATCGGGGCTTTGCCCGGCCGCCGAGTGAGCATATAATCCCCGCTCGGAGGTTGCCCATGACGAGATCGCGCTTCTTCGCCAGGCTCGCGGCCGCGGCCCTGCTCGCCGCCGCAGCCGTTCCCGCCGCAGCTCTCCTGGCCCAGGAAAGCCCCTTTGTGCCGGAAAAGCTGGCCCGGACGCTCCGCAACGAGATCTCCGGCGACCGGGCCTACAATTACGTCCGCCGCCTGACGCCCTATCATCGCATCATGGGGTCCGACGCCTTCGTCCAGGCCGCGGAGATGCTGGCCGGGCTGGCCCGCGAGTACGGGTTCGAGAACGTCCGGGTCGTCCGGCAGAAGTTCGACGGGGGCATAAGCTGGGATCCCCGCTCCGGGAGGCTGTGGCTTCTCGGCCCCGACGAGGAGAAGCTCTGCGATTTCCCCGAAGTGCCGGTCTCGCTGGCGGTCTTCAGCCGGTCCGCGCGCGCGGAGGCCGAGCTCGTCGATGCCGGCCGCGCCGCCTCGCCGGAGGATTTTGCCGGGATCGACGTCGCCGGGAAGATCGTCCTGACCACGGCCCCGCCGGCCCTGGCCGTGCGGACCGCCGTCTGGGAACGGGGCGCGCTCGGCGTCGTGTCCTGCGCCAGCGTTCATCCCGAGGCCCGCTTCGACACGCCCGACCAGATCGCCTACATCAAGGTCCCCGCGATCTGTCCTCCGGGCCAGGCCGCCCCGTGGGGCTTCATGATCTCGGCGCGCCGTTATGGGACCCTCCAGGACCTCCTCCGGAAGGCCAAGGCGCGGGGGACGCCGGTCAGGGTCCGGGCCGAGATCGAGGCGGACGTCCGCGAGCCGGGCCAGCAGGCCTATCTCATGGCCGAGATCCCGGGCTCGGAGATCCATGACCAGGACATCGTCCTCGTCGCCCACCTGGACGAGGAAAGCACCTCGGCCAACGACAACGGCAGCGGCTGCGCCTCCATCCTGGAGATCGGCCGGGCCATCAACGCCCTCATCAGGGAGGGGCGGATCGCCAGGCCCAGGCGCGACATCGTCTTCTGGTGGCCGAACGAGCACACCTCGGAATACCAGCTGCTGCGGGAGCAGCCGGAGGCGCGCCGGTCATGGCTGGCGTCCATCAACCAGGACATGGTCGGGGCCCGGCAGGGGATGGGCTCGCGGATCCAGCACATCATCCGGACGCCGTATTCTATGCCGAGCTATCTCAGCGATGTCATCCAGTCCGTGGCCGAATACGTCATCCTGGGCAACACCTCGTTCCTGGCCGCCGAAGAGGCCGGGACGCCACAGCCGTTCGGCAAGCCGATCCTCGCGGCTTACGGGTCGCGCGAGCGCTACGGGGCGATGGTCATCCCGCACAGCGGGGCCTCCGACCAGGAGGTCTTCTGCGAGGGCGTCGTCGGCGTGCCGGGCGTCGCCCTGATCAATAATCCGGATCCCTACATCCACTCGAGCTACGACGACCTGCCGAACATCGACCCGACCCAGCTCGGGCGGAACGCCTTCCTGGTCGCGGCGGCCGCGCTGTTCCTGGCCGACGCCGGGGACAAGGACGTGCCTATGCTGGCCGGGGAGGTTTTCGGCCGTGGCCTGGAAAGGCTGGGCGCGGATCTGAGGACCGCCCTGGCCCGCGTCCGGGACGACAAGGCGGGCGCGCCGGAGCGGTCGTTCCGGGAAGCGCGGAACCTGCTCGAGCGGGCCGGGGAGAGGGAAAGCGCCGCGGTGAAGTCGGCGATCGTTTTCGCGTCGCCGGGAGGCGCAGGCGCGGACTACGCGGGCGAGCTGGCCCTCCGGATCGGCGAGAGAGCCAAGGACCTCGTCCGCGAGCTGGAAGCCGCGTTCCCCGCGGTCGCCGGGCGCGCCAGGAAGTCGGGCCCCGCGGGCGCCGGCGGGCTCAGCCCGGTCGAGAAGGAACTGGCCGCGCTCGTGCCGGTGAACGCCGCCAGCCTGGACGAATACTTCGGGAAGCGGGGCTGGAACGTCGCTTTCCCGGGCCTCCACCCGATCATGGCCAAGGAATGCTACTGCTTCGTCGACGGGAAGCGGACCGGCCTGGACATCTTCCGGGCCGTCCAGGCCGAGGCCCTGTCGGTCGGAGCATACTATTACGGAACGGTCACCCCGGAAGCGGTCCTGGGGCTCCTCGACGAAGCGGTCAAGAAAGGCGCCCTGAAGCTCCGCTGAGCGAACCGAAAATGGGGGCACGCACGTACGTGTCCCCGCTCATCCCGCGTTGCGGCTGGCGCTTCCTCTGAGCCGGGTTTTCCGTGAGAATCGGGCGCCGGTGCGGGCGTCCCTTATATCGACGGAGGGCCGGTCCGTGGTTATATTCATTGAGGAAACGTTGAACGCAGCGGACAGGGGTTCTACCATGGCCACGGCCGTCACCTCCGCCAAGGGGCAGGTCGTCATTCCCAAGAAAGAGCGCGAGCGGGTGGGGCTCCGGCCCGGGATGCGCGTCTCGGTCTCGGTCGTGGAGGATCACATCGAGATCCGGCCCCTGCCGGACAAGCCGGTCGAGCACTTTCACGGGTTCTATAAAAAGGGCGCATCCCTGACCAGGGCCCTGCTGGGCGAACGGCGGAAGGAGCGCCGGCACGAAGATCAGAAAGGTGCCTGACGCCTTCGCGCTCCTTTCCTACCTCGAGGGGGAAAAAGGGCAAAGCCGGATCAAAGAACTCCTGGCTTCGGAAACGACCGACTTGCCGATGAACGCCGTCAATGTCGGCAAGGTCTTCTATATCGTCGCCCGGGGACGAGGCCTGCGGGAGGCCGAATACTTCCTGGGCGTCATCTTGCCCAGCCTGCCGATCAGGGTGGGCGATAACTCGTTCGAGGATGCGATCTTATCCGCGCCGCTCCGAGCGTTCCATCTGCCGTATGGCCAGCTCGAGTTCCGCGATGAGCGCCGGGACGCCCGTCAGACGCCGCCGGAAGACATCCAGGAGCGAGCGGTAATACCAGAGCTCGTCCTCGCGGCCGGCGTTGAAGCGGTCCCAGACGGACGGCCCTTGGTCGCGCAGGTCGGCGGCGATGGCCCGGGCGTTGTGGAGCTTGTCCGCGGCGGAGACGAGGAGCACCGGGCGGTCGGCCGTCTCGAGATGGGCGATGTAGCGCTCCTTGCGCTCGCGCCAGGGCGGCTTCGGGTGGGCGCTCGAGTCGCTGCAGCCCTCGACGATCCGCAGGACCTCCGGGCCGAACGTGGCCACGGCCGCCCGCGCCTCCTCGGCCGGCCGGACGTCCTCGATCATGTCATGGAGGAGCGCCGAGACGGCCTCGTCCTCGCCGGCGCCGTGCTCGAGGGCGATGGCGCAGACGCCCATTAGGTGCGAGATGTAGGGGATGAGCCCGCCCTTCTTGGTCTTGCCGGCGAACTTGTCGGCCGCGACCCGGAAGGCCTCGGCCAGCTTTGTCGTCGTTGACCAGGGCCGGGGCGGCGGCGGGAAGCTGGGAAGCGAGGGGCTGACATCAGCGGACATCGGGGCGGCTCCTTTTCATTGATTTCGAGACTCTGTCTGATTATATTGCGCTCATACCAGGCCGGGCATAAGCCCGGAAGCATAACGGATCCACTCGCCCAAGCCAGCCAAAATCCCTTCAGTAGTCGAGACTCTGGCCCCGGTCCGGGGATCCGATAGCCATTTCCGGTTCATCTCAACCATGATCGACGAGACCCGTTTATCCTTTTTATAGAACTCCGTGGGAACCATAGTGCCGGCGAAAGGGGCATTCTCTTTCACGACAAGGCCACGTCCTTCGAAGAACCTGCGAGCCGCGGCGCACAGGATCCCCGGGGTATGGAACGGATCGGTGCCCAGGCAGACGTCGGGGCGGGGGACTTCTTTAGTTGGCTCATGGGGGAGCGGCGCGTCGGAGAACGAATGGACATCGATGATGAGGCAGCGGCCATGGCCCTGGAGAGCCGCCCGCGCCGCTCGGGCCAATTCCCGATGGTGCGGATCAAAGTACCTTCCCAGGAGGTCCTGCCTGGTCTCCTGCGTCAGCGTCCGAAGTTCCCGGCCCTTGTGCGTGCTCGTGTAAACGGCCCCCATGCCGGCCTGTGACATCGGCTCGTCGGCGTCGTTCCTAAAACGTTCGACGTCAACGACCAACCGGCTCACCGGCGCCACGATCACCCTGGCGAGACCGGGGTCGATCCGGACCTCGTTCGTATAGAGGTCCGTCATGATCAGCAGCTCATGCCGCAGCTCCTCGTCGGATAATAATATGGACGACCGGACATCCGACGGGATGTCCGTCGAGGCATGCGGGATATGGATGATCAAGGGCGTCGGCATGGGATCCTAATGTCCGCCGCTGACTTTATAGCCCATCTCCCTCAGCTTGGCCGCCCATCTCTTCTCGGCGGCCTTCGATGCGGCCTGGTCGTAATACCTAGTTTCGGGGGCCAGGTCCAGGCGCAGGCGCCGCCCGAATTTCCGGACGACGGGGGAAAAGAGGGGCCCGCGCCTGTTCCTCTTGCCCTTCCGATGCTCTTGGAAGCGCTCTTCTGGTGTCTTCGAGGTCTCGCCCACGTAAACGAATCCCTTTCCGGGATCCTTGCAGCCTTTCGGGTCGAGATCGATCACGTAGACTGTCCAGACTTTCGCGTCGCGGTTGACCGTGAATCCCTCTGCCTTGAGGCACTTGATTGCCGCCCGCTTTTCCTCGTCGGCTTCCTCCCGGAGCAGAAAGGGGCCCGACGTCAGGTCATCACGGAGCGCGATCAAGTGGTCCCGAAGCCAGTCGGGGCCTTTGCCCTTCAGCAGGGCCGCGAACCTGTTCGCCGGCTCCTGGGTCGTGATGGCCACATAGAGATTGGGCTTCCCGCGATCGCGGCGCGGCACGACGTCGTCGAGTTCGACCACCAGGACATAATTCCGCGGCTCTCGCATGGACCGCCGCGGCCGTCGCGTATAGAAGCGCTTCCTCAAGGCTTATGTGCCCCCGAAGAAAGCTATCATCGGCCGGCGTAGCCTGTCAACGGAGCAAGGCGCTTGAGGATGCCGCCCTCGCTTGGCG includes the following:
- the metK gene encoding methionine adenosyltransferase; protein product: MSEKYYFTSESVTEGHPDKICDQISDAILDDLLSQDPETHTAIEALTTTGTVHVAGEVTTDGYADVQKIVRRTLREIGYTDPRYGIDCEDAGVWVAIHAQSKDIARGVGKAEKRRQGAGDQGMMFGFACNETPELMPLPIMLAHRLTARLAEVRRHNAGHALGPDGKSQVTVEYRGGKPARLEAVVIAQQHIADLSERELRKLILEKVIRPVCGKYLDKKTKVFINATGRFVIGGPEGDTGVTGRKIIVDTYGGMGRHGGGCFSGKDPSKVDRSAAYACRYIAKNVVAAGLADRCEVQLSYAIGVPDPMAVFVDTFGTGKIPDEKIAGLIRKLFPLRPADIIDHLKLKRPIYKKTAAYGHFGRNDPDFTWEKTDKAAGLRTAAGLD
- a CDS encoding protein kinase; the protein is MDCPRCGAPNPGNSRFCAACAFPLAATGAPDASAAPADASTAPPSVTTTVDPFARAPAAAAVVAGKYRILGEIGRGGMGVVYEAEDLRLKRPVALKFLPAGLTDNPEARERFVHEARAASILDNPHICTIHEIGESEDGRMFIAMALCRGESLRTIIRRGALLPAEALSLAAQVAEGLAAAHAAGIIHRDIKPANILVTWEGTARIADFGLAKIAGQARLTRDGRAVGTVAYMSPEQLQGADVDARSDVWSLGIVLYEMLTGSLPFRGENEHSLAYAIVNGGAPAFDALPAGTPPGCAEILERALARDPAGRYASAVEMAGALEAVNEKTGYSGHVHAVAGERPSVSGASPRPRALPPLARLSIALSAVLVVLVGAVFLGLPRKVAVLLGFVSARPEASRRITVFAPAVLGEAASDRVLAAGLAEYLRVRLDAIARASRSWVTPVDHLYTYDVLEASDAFRVLGSNVVVAGTLRRVGDTLTLTLDALDPVRASRLASVQKTDHIANIATWRDDLVRETAALVGLAMPASASLPAVTTVPGAFEAYLRGLGHLALSYAEAQDPASPACAEALASAIAALEEAVRLDPSFTEASIDLAEACRMKAVPDKDPAPAARAESLIRAVLATNGGLARAHLVLGAILRRLGRDAEARPEIERAVALDPLCYDAQIRLAYVYEDANEPAKAEAAYRAAIKARPGYWAGRSFLAIFHFYRGDYVRAREELEAASRDCPGNIVVLNDLGAVHFKLDAYDRAIAVFERSNAIKRNPDACGNLATLYYYSGRFADSVNMNEASLGFGPSVFAYVLWGNLGDAYSFTTGNGDKADAAYGKAIDLAEQALAADPGNARARATLAVDLAKARQAARSRREIEAVLKARPGDTAIMQRAVFAFDLVGDRPRALAILREYVKLKGPMEEIGRDPLLAALRRDPGYVAITSK
- a CDS encoding M3 family metallopeptidase, translating into MRGRAMITLILSALAVIGATAACKSGATAADAAAAADADNPFFKPYGTPFNVPPFDLIRTEHFLPAIQEGIRREQAEVDAITADKAQPTFENTIAALDHAGIFLTEVDSVFSSLQSALTTKELQAVDRQTAPLLAAHADNISLDGKLFARVRAVYDQRQALGLNREELFLLENTYKNFVRGGALLDAAQKARFRELNQQLALLTVSFGENVLAETNAFRLIIDNRADLAGLPASVVAMAAAAAKQAGLPGGQWLFTIHVPSMTPFLTYSERRPLRERIHRAYFMKGDNDNEFDNKENVRKIAALRLERAKLLGYPSHAAYVLERNMAKTPEKVNEFLAKLWTPTLAKAREEAAALQALMDRDPKAGRGALASWDWWLYTERLRQQKYALDDEALRPYFKLDNVRDGIFALCGKLYGLKFIPRPELPRYHPDVQVFEVQEADGSHTGILYMDFHPRPGKRSGAWSGAFRRSYYERGVRVPPISTITCNFTAPAADAPALLSTDEVATFFHEFGHSLATLFSQSRFRTRTVARDSVELPSQIMEHWCFEPGLLALYARHYKTGEVIPAALVGKLEKSKLFNQGFLTAEYLAASILDMAWHTAADPGAADVRAFEKEAMDGIGLIPAIVPRYRSTYFSHIFSGGYSAGYYAYIWSEVLDCDAFEAFREKGVFDRATADSFRKNILEPFGTEDPMTQYVRFRGAEPKIDGLLRNRGLTVSK